A DNA window from Aspergillus nidulans FGSC A4 chromosome I contains the following coding sequences:
- a CDS encoding uncharacterized protein (transcript_id=CADANIAT00007572), with the protein MVNDIEKTSGGQISTENVEHIESSADVKRMVDIDDDEEFTYGEQRKIIHRVDRRLVTITGAAYCISLMDRTNSTMVLVFFVTYIVCQPIATAMIRKIGPRIFISVIVMSWGACLIGFAYSPNWQTLTGLRAVLGILEAGFFPGAVYLLSCWYSRCSSTDPDYYEVQKRYSFFYLIGCFASALSGILAYGFSQMAPLESLSGWQWIFIMQGVLTFIVGILCMIFVVDFPDKGYNTWGFLTQRECAFILRRLDRDRSDANPEPFNLVKFLRPALDLKIWGFAFIFFSITTVTYGIAYFLPIILRDNMGFNVAEAQCLTAPPYALAGILMVSTSWVADRYRMRAPILVFNSVLALIGLPIMGFAKSAAVRYFGVFLTTAGANANIPASMAYQANNIRGQWTRAFASATLVAFGGIGGIAGSLVFRSQDAPEYIPGIWAVIACQLCLLIVVGALSLYFWICNRKADRGEKIIEGSPDFRYTL; encoded by the exons ATGGTGAACGATATTGAAAAGACATCCGGCGGGCAGATCTCGACCGAGAATGTCGAGCACATTGAGAGTTCCGCCGATGTAAAGCGCATGGTGGatatcgacgatgacgaggaattcACGTACggagagcagaggaagatcatCCATCGAGTAGACCGCCGGCTGGTCACCATCACCGGCGCTGCCTACTGCATCAGCTTAATGGATCGCACGAAC TCAACTATGGTTCTGGTGTTCTTCGTCACCTATATCGTCTGTCAGCCCATTGCCACCGCTATGATCCGCAAGATTGGGCCCCGGATATTCATCTCGGTCATTGTAATGAGCTGGGGAGCCTGCTTGATC GGATTTGCGTATTCCCCCAACTGGCAGACCCTGACTGGCTTGCGCGCGGTCTTGGGGATCCTGGAGGCGGGCTTCTTCCCTGGGGCAGTGTATCTGCTGTCTTGCTGGTACTCGCGATGTTCGTCTACTGACCCTGACTATT ATGAGGTCCAGAAGCGGTACTCATTCTTCTATCTGATCGGCTGTTTTGCATCCGCGCTATCAGGTATCCTCGCATATGGTTTCAGCCAGATGGCACCTCTCGAAAGCCTCAGTGGGTGGCAGTGGATTTTCATCATGCAGGGAGTG TTGACGTTCATTGTCGGGATCCTCTGCATGATCTTCGTGGTCGACTTCCCCGATAAGGGTTACAACACTTGGGGCTTCCTTACGCAGCGAGAATGCGCATTCATCCTCCGTCGACTCGATCGAGATCGATCAGACGCCAACCCCGAGCCGTTCAACCTCGTCAAATTTCTTCGCCCCGCATTGGACCTCAAGATCTGGGGATTTGCGTTTATCTTCTT CTCCATCACAACGGTCACGTACGGAATCGCATACTTCCTTCCTATTATCCTCCGCGACAATATGGGCTTCAACGTGGCCGAAGCGCAGTGTCTAACCGCGCCGCCGTACGCACTCGCCGGTATCCTTATGGTGAGCACATCGTGGGTCGCAGACAGATACCGCATGCGAGCCCCGatccttgtcttcaacaGCGTTCTCGCCCTGATCGGGCTGCCGATCATGGGCTTTGCCAAAAGCGCGGCCGTCCGCTATTTCGGTGTGTTCTTGACCACCGCGGGAGCAAATGCCAATATCCCGGCCAGCATGGCGTACCAGGCAAACAACATCCGCGGGCAGTGGACACGGGCTTTTGCCAGCGCCACGCTCGTTGCGTTTGGAGGAATTGGAGGGATTGCAGGGAGCTTGGTGTTCCGGTCACAGGATGCTCCTGAATATATTCCAGGTATCTGGGCTGTTATTGC ATGCCAGCTGTGCCTGCTTATCGTCGTGGGGGCTTTGAGTCTTTACTTCTGGATCTGTAATCGGAAAGCAGACCGGGGAGAGAAGATCATTGAGGGATCGCCGGACTTCCGGTATACTCTTTAG
- a CDS encoding putative ABC transporter (transcript_id=CADANIAT00007573): MSSRLVLGVSAAACAIAVILSIPHGYSLITQSRREKRYAIIEPGCDEATTTGKHPRSLWQRVCLVVVGVVAATAALWSWKSRTGSADAQFLLCIAWGIVLALSRHPTEIYSLGIYSALAAIPTSISISLPYALALQRGEHLVLSGNRHALNAVQLVAALVLLVVNLSLPRGPLKYRDGQVIDARDSISFIDRYTFSWAYRTLSLAAKNGRLNPEDLPLVADDVRAQTLSDRFFSTDPTSVQWRKWLKLYWRSVALQVTVQLCNAVAGFLPNLLLLTILRLFEARDAGASNQLQLWLAALALGMSMVATAWLVALRDFIADLKISLPVNQQLFAVITKKALTLRDTAVAERASSGSDEETDDEGDGNDDERPPQTKHSILNLLGVDVERISDFIAYSHLLLDCVVESVLTTAFLVYLMGWKATSAGCAIPILLTPLYFSVTKQYSEKEQALMDRRDEKSASLTEMIQGIRQIKFSALEAEWYEKILKLRTKELDEQRAVFWLNISLNGMYTLVPIFMSCFSITAYVYLNGSISPSIAFTALSLFETLQNTICMLPEVITQFLDARVSLGRVAKFLGLEEHADGRSPGNGDGISLQNTTIAWPSSGVEAEDEVRFQLKDLNLYFPAHGLSIISGRSGCGKSLLLQALIGEADIVEGAVYIPRPESDPGPPTPQNWIAKGMVAYVSQDPWIENATIRDSILFGLPFNPARYEDVLYSCALLQDLKVLPDGDKTDVGANGINLSGGQKWRLALARALYSRASILVLDDIFSAVDAHVGRHLYEHALTGPLGEGRTRILATHHVKTCIDGAAYLVRLDNGHVHARRLDISKEPTPGTTDSSGPSTRPSSPNPHIVEARRRSNSVVESKRFYEEEKRETGVIKARVYKAYIHASGGYTPWLITAVFLIVLLLLNLAIPYWVSIWTRSYETEENGRDALFAQLGDRAAVGDGTLAPRPHLDNRLVFYGSIYLAISLGSWLLEIIRIGIILYGSLKASKTMFEQFTTAILHAPLRFLDTTPAGQILNRFTSDFGTLDSDLAIDLSYTLHDAITVLGVIVAAVVTSPVVVGLGILSLGASWTVGYFYVTAAREAKRLQSTARSPIFELVGSLLTGLPTVRAFGREQAYLTRMYDLIDSYCQALWHRKLFASWRAIWLSSVGAVFVAAVTMIFVSVRTLDAPLAGFALSFALDMSSNVTWLLSQYASLEINSNAAERIAEYTQLDQELQSGVDVPATWPSKGEVEISSLTVAYAPDLAPVLRNLNFCIRAGERVGVVGRTGAGKSSFAMTLLRCLDVREGSIHIDGIDIEHVKLQDLRERVGLISQDPIMFAGTVREVLDPFKQYDDTELLAALERVGLFSLSPTQHPISNEDHDSTSSNAAFSPALTILQLSLSTPIAAGGKNLSQGQRQLLCLARALVSRPKILIMDEATASIDVESDQRIQRVLREDICGAGWGCTLIVIAHRLSTIADFDRVVVLERGEVVEMDSPRLLMGIEDGVFHGMVEGSGERKIVEGMILGKERG, encoded by the exons ATGTCCTCCCGCCTCGTGCTTGGGGTTTCAGCGGCTGCCTGCGCTATCGCGGTCATACTATCGATCCCGCACGGCTACAGTCTCATCACTCAAAGCAGACGCGAGAAACGGTACGCAATTATCGAGCCTGGTTGCGATGAGGCCACTACCACAGGGAAACACCCGCGGTCGCTGTGGCAGCGCGTCTGTCTTGTTGTGGTGGGAGTCGTGGCCGCCACAGCGGCCTTGTGGTCGTGGAAGAGCAGAACAGGAAGCGCAGATGCCCAATTCCTGCTATGCATAGCATGG GGAATCGTTCTAGCATTGAGTCGACATCCCACGGAGATATACAGCTTAGGAATATATAGCGCACTTGCGGCTATACCGACCAGCATCTCTATTTCACTGCCGTACGCCCTGGCGTTACAGCGCGGAGAGCATCTCGTTCTGTCGGGCAACCGCCATGCATTGAACGCTGTTCAACTCGTCGCTGCACTGGTCCTTCTGGTCGTAAACCTCAGCCTTCCACGGGGACCACTGAAATACCGCGACGGCCAGGTAATCGACGCACGGGACTCCATATCATTCATCGACCGGTATACTTTCTCTTGGGCATATCGAACCCTATCCCTCGCAGCCAAGAACGGGCGCCTCAACCCAGAAGACCTGCCGCTCGTCGCCGATGACGTGCGCGCACAAACTCTCTCCGACAGATTTTTCTCCACCGATCCAACCTCAGTTCAGTGGCGAAAGTGGCTTAAACTGTACTGGCGATCTGTTGCCCTGCAAGTCACGGTCCAGCTCTGTAATGCTGTCGCTGGCTTCTTACCGAATCTCCTTTTACTCACTATCCTGCGACTGTTTGAGGCGCGCGATGCGGGCGCGAGCAACCAGCTTCAGCTGTGGTTGGCGGCTCTAGCTTTGGGAATGTCAATGGTTGCGACGGCGTGGTTGGTCGCTCTCAGGGATTTCATTGCTGACTTGAAGATCTCCCTTCCGGTGAACCAGCAGCTATTCGCCGTCATAACCAAGAAGGCGCTCACTTTAAGGGATACTGCAGTTGCTGAACGGGCAAGCTCtggcagcgacgaggagactGATGATGAAGGGGACGGTAATGACGATGAGAGACCTCCGCAAACAAAACACTccatcctcaatctccttggaGTCGACGTCGAGCGGATCTCCGATTTCATTGCATACAGTCATCTCCTGCTTGACTGCGTCGTCGAGTCCGTCCTCACAACTGCTTTTCTGGTGTACTTGATGGGTTGGAAGGCAACCTCAGCAGGTTGCGCCATCCCAATCTTGCTGACGCCTCTGTACTTCAGCGTGACGAAGCAATATAGCGAGAAAGAGCAGGCGCTCATGGACCGCCGTGATGAGAAATCCGCCTCGCTAACAGAGATGATTCAGGGGATCCGACAGATCAAATTCAGCGCCCTGGAAGCCGAATGGTACGAGAAAATCCTGAAGCTGCGAACCAAGGAGTTGGACGAACAAAGAGCAGTCTTCTGGCTGAACATTTCCCTCAATGGAATGTACACCCTTGTTCCGATTTTCATGAGCTGTTTCTCAATTACCGCTTATGTGTACTTGAATGGGAGTATTTCGCCATCTATCGCGTTTACAGCATTGTCACTTTTTGAGACTCTCCAGAACACAATCTGTATGCTTCCTGAAGTCATCACTCAGTTTCTAGATGCAAGGGTCAGTCTTGGAAGAGTTGCAAAGTTCTTGGGGTTGGAAGAGCACGCGGATGGCAGGAGTCCTGGAAATGGGGACGGGATATCGCTTCAAAACACGACAATTGCCTGGCCGTCTAGCGGCGTGGAAGCTGAGGACGAGGTTCGATTTCAGCTAAAGGACCTTAACCTCTATTTCCCTGCGCATGGACTCAGCATAATCTCGGGACGGAGCGGCTGCGGAAAAtcactgcttcttcaagcccTTATCGGAGAAGCGGACATCGTCGAAGGGGCCGTTTATATCCCAAGGCCTGAATCAGATCCAGGACCCCCCACTCCACAGAACTGGATTGCTAAGGGTATGGTAGCATACGTCTCGCAAGACCCGTGGATCGAGAATGCCACTATCCGCGATTCCATACTCTTCGGCCTTCCGTTCAACCCGGCTCGCTACGAGGACGTGCTCTATTCTTGCGCCCTGCTGCAGGACCTCAAAGTACTACCTGATGGTGATAAGACCGATGTTGGGGCGAATGGTATCAACCTCAGCGGTGGCCAAAAGTGGCGGTTGGCTCTGGCACGGGCCCTCTATAGTCGGGCAAGTATTCTTGTATTGGACGACATCTTCAGCGCTGTCGATGCACATGTCGGTCGGCACCTATATGAGCATGCGTTGACTGGGCCTCTGGGTGAAGGGAGGACCCGGATCCTGGCAACTCACCATGTCAAGACCTGTATCGACGGTGCAGCGTATCTGGTGAGGCTGGATAATGGACATGTCCATGCCCGACGACTAGATATCTCTAAAGAACCCACACCCGGGACCACGGACAGTTCTGGGCCCTCGACAAGGCCAAGTTCGCCAAATCCACACATTGTGGAAGCTCGCCGACGATCTAATTCGGTAGTGGAGTCAAAGAGATTCtacgaggaagagaagcgcgAGACTGGCGTAATCAAAGCCAGGGTGTACAAGGCCTACATCCATGCATCTGGCGGGTACACCCCATGGCTCATCACGGCTGTCTTTCTCATCGTCCTGCTTTTGCTCAATCTCGCAATCCCGTACTGGGTCTCAATCTGGACGAGATCCTATGAGACAGAGGAAAATGGTAGGGACGCACTGTTCGCTCAGTTAGGCGACAGGGCTGCAGTAGGTGACGGTACCTTAGCACCTCGACCACATCTCGATAACCGCCTTGTCTTTTACGGCTCAATTTACCTTGCCATCTCTCTTGGTTCTTGGTTACTGGAGATCATCCGTATCGGCATCATACTTTACGGCTCCCTCAAAGCGTCCAAGACCATGTTCGAGCAGTTCACCACGGCTATCCTTCACGCACCTTTGCGATTTCTCGACACCACACCTGCTGGCCAGATTCTGAACCGGTTTACCTCGGATTTCGGTACGCTGGACTCGGACCTCGCCATTGACCTGTCTTATACGCTGCACGACGCGATAACTGTCCTCGGCGTGATTGTTGCCGCCGTGGTCACGTCTCCCGTTGTTGTTGGCCTGGGTATTCTCTCTTTAGGTGCTTCCTGGACAGTTGGGTACTTCTACGTGACCGCAGCGCGCGAGGCGAAAAGACTACAGAGCACGGCTAGGTCTCCCATCTTCGAGCTCGTCGGCTCTCTACTCACAGGCCTGCCAACCGTTCGTGCCTTTGGGCGGGAGCAGGCATATTTGACGCGCATGTATGATCTCATCGATTCGTATTGTCAGGCTCTATGGCACAGAAaactcttcgcctcctgGCGGGCCATCTGGCTTAGCTCGGTGGGCGCAGTG TTCGTCGCGGCTGTAACAATGATATTCGTCAGCGTTCGCACCCTCGACGCGCCACTGGCCGGCTTTGCACTCAGCTTCGCCCTCGACATGTCCAGCAACGTCACTTGGCTTCTGTCTCAGTACGCATCACTCGAAATTAACTCCAATGCCGCAGAGCGCATTGCCGAGTATACCCAGCTTGATCAGGAACTACAGTCTGGCGTCGATGTCCCCGCCACCTGGCCGAGCAAGGGCGAAGTCGAAATCTCTAGTCTCACTGTCGCATATGCGCCAGATCTCGCTCCGGTCTTACGCAACCTCAACTTTTGCATCCGCGCTGGCGAGCGCGTCGGGGTCGTCGGGCGCACAGGAGCAGGGAAATCGAGCTTTGCGATGacgctgctgcgctgcttgGACGTTCGTGAGGGGAGCATTCATATTGATGGTATTGATATTGAGCATGTCAAACTACAGGATCTGCGTGAGCGTGTGGGTTTGATTTCGCAGGATCCCATCATGTTTGCCGGGACAGTCCGAGAAGTCCTGGACCCATTCAAGCAGTACGACGATACCGAGCTCCTCGCCGCGTTGGAGAGAGTAGGCCTGTTCTCCTTATCGCCAACGcaacatccaatatcaaaCGAAGACCACGATTCAACTTCTTCTAACGCCGCCTTTTCGCCCGCTTTGAccattctccagctgtcGTTGTCTACTCCAATAGCAGCTGGGGGCAAAAATCTCTCGCAAGGCCAACGCCAACTCCTCTGTCTCGCACGCGCCTTGGTCTCTCGTCCGAAGATCCTGATCATGGATGAAGCAACAGCCAGTATAGACGTTGAATCGGATCAGCGTATCCAACGGGTGCTGAGGGAGGATATTTGTGGTGCCGGGTGGGGTTGTACGTTGATTGTTATTGCGCATAGATTGAGCACAATTGCGGACTTCGACAGGGTTGTCGTCCTTGAGAGAGGAGAAGTCGTCGAGATGGATTCCCCAAGATTATTGATGGGGATTGAGGATGGGGTATTCCATGGGATGGTCGAGGGCAgtggggagaggaagattgTCGAGGGAATGATTTTggggaaggaaagaggcTGA
- a CDS encoding uncharacterized protein (transcript_id=CADANIAT00007574), which translates to MSAGSVQQEPELPPLSPKDFRVYNQLADKMDYFHTMLRHGWDIQWKAATTGRRPQETHHAIEEQHIFPHLALKMPEFRVGKGKHNAELLRQHKQIHAGLDGFRDYLEKCLSGEEDLQLDVLKVKMESWKDVLWTHLEQEVKTLGADNMRKYWNKEEIGRIPF; encoded by the exons ATGAGCGCCGGCAGCGTCCAACAAGAGCCTGAACTGCCGCCACTGTCCCCCAAGGACTTTCGGGTTTACAATCAGCTTGCAGATAAGATGGACTACTTT CACACCATGCTTCGCCACGGTTGGGACATTCAGTGGAAGGCCGCGACAACAGGCCGACGACCGCAGG AGACGCATCATGCCATTGAAGAACAACATATCTTCCCGCATCTGGCGCTGAAGATGCCTGAGTTCCGGGTGGGCAAAGGGAAGCATAACGCCGAGCTCTTGCGGCAGCATAAGCAGATTCACGCGGGGCTGGATGGGTTTAGGGACTATCTAGAGAAGTGCCTTAGTGGCGAAGAGGATTTGCAACTTGATGTGCTGAaggtgaagatggagagTTGGAAGGATGTGCTCTGGACGCACTTGGAGCAAGAGGTCAAAACACTAGGGGCGGACAATATGAGGAAATATTGGAATAAGGAGGAGATCGGGAGGATTCCTTTCTGA
- a CDS encoding uncharacterized protein (transcript_id=CADANIAT00007575), producing MCSDSKSALLLRLRTHQYPSMRYQVGRACAAAGYFDLYKELDLLPDVSIAEEAPGDGETYVRWKLEWRHALSEDATEDFASEEIDIEEDRCIGLEPGEPDVSHYNELNPQEAALLWYNLGDDIFRDTERIEQGYSGNDKVDKNGSQHTDDEVPTQGSGVELELRMDLTSSTAGANALNCEASEAQTISMGWIKGYRHGGLQACRGGHI from the exons ATGTGCAGTGATTCGAAGTCTGCGCTGCTCCTACGACTTCGCA CTCACCAGTATCCCTCAATGCGCTATCAGGTCGGCCGAGCCTGTGCTGCTGCCGGCTACTTCGACCTCTACAAAGAGCTTGACCTCCTCCCGGATGTCTCCATAGCTGAGGAGGCTCCGGGAG ACGGCGAGACGTATGTTCGGTGGAAGCTGGAGTGGCGGCACGCGCTTTCAGAAGACGCCACTGAGGACTTCGCCTCTGAGGAgattgatattgaagaggatCGATGTATCGGTCTCGAACCGGGCGAGCCGGATGTATCACACTACAATGAACTGAACCCGCAGGAGGCGGCGTTGCTTTGGTACAA TCTTGGGGACGACATTTTCCGAGACACCGAGCGCATCGAGCAGGGCTACAGCGGCAATGACAAGGTAGATAAGAACGGCTCTCAGCATACTGACGATGAAGTTCC AACGCAGGGCTCCGGTGTCGAGCTTGAGCTCAGGATGGACTTGACCAGTTCTACCGCAGGAGCCAACGCCTTGAACTGCGAGGCATCAGAAGCTCAGACCATATCAATGGGCTGGATCAAAGGATATCGGCATGGGGGGCTTCAAGCCTGTAGAGGTGGACATATTTGA
- a CDS encoding dicarboxylate/amino acid:cation symporter (transcript_id=CADANIAT00007576), whose amino-acid sequence MENKSGITAHSGTLDDPQEYAIRPQSHSAQGEEHPKKPWWYSIREPGSALQIVSAAVVAIAIGLAVSSTVDDIPYAAPTLIEIFGALWLRALRAAVLPMIVTSMILAVQRLRELSNGGHILARWTISYYVLTTLLAIVHSIILTSLVWRRLMTQASSESLNVAEEDEETFAEREETNIPDVVVQMFESLVPLNIVDALATDSLLAVLVTAVVVGYMIDRERSYILKAVEEIETIIMKVIMILIKLAPIGVFFLILPNMFRLDIRDIGQNLGVLIGGALCNLAIHLFIVLPALYFIITRRMPYTFWLRCSPSWTTAWGTASSAATLPLSLRVVRQNGVSNTVSRFTVPLGCLVNMDGTAIYFPLCVVFLAETQGHSLSPTDYVIICLLSTLSSIGTTPIPSSSLVLTVMIAGSVDVEITGMYAVIIAIDWFIDRFRTMTNVSGDLYAAVIIEKLSGFHDEDEEDRAMDREVV is encoded by the exons ATGGAGAATAAATCCGGAATCACAGCGCACTCGGGCACACTGGATGACCCCCAAGAGTACGCCATCCGGCCGCAGAGTCACAGCGCGCAGGGCGAAGAGCATCCAAAAAAACCATGGTGGTACTCCATTCGCGAGCCGGGCTCTGCCCTGCAAATAGTTAGCGCAGCTGTGGTCGCCATCGCGATTGGTCTAGCTGTTAGCAGTACCGTTGACGATATCCCCTACGCGGCCCCAACCCTCATCGAGATCTTCGGCGCCTTATGGCTACGCGCTTTGAGGGCTGCTG TCCTCCCGATGATCGTGACATCCATGATCCTCGCTGTACAACGCCTCCGCGAACTTTCGAACGGAGGCCACATTCTGGCCCGCTGGACGATCAGCTACTACGTGCTCACCACACTTTTGGCAATCGTGCATAGCATAATCTTGACTTCTCTCGTCTGGCGACGGCTTATGACGCAAGCGAGTTCCGAATCGCTCAATGTGgccgaagaagatgaggagacaTTCGCTGAGCGCGAGGAAACCAACATCCCTGACGTGGTCGTGCAGATGTTCGAGTCACTAGTTCCGTTAAATATCGTCGACGCCTTGGCCACAGATAGCTTGCTGGCTGTACTCGTCACAGCCGTCGTAGTGGGGTATATGATCGACAGGGAGCGCTCATACATTCTCAAAGCCGTTGAGGAGATCGAAACAATCATTATGAAGGTTATCATGATACTAATAAAACTCGCCCCGATCGGCGTCTTCTTTCTGATCCTGCCGAATATGTTCCGCCTTGATATTCGTGATATTGGCCAGAATCTCGGTGTCTTAATAGGAGGGGCGCTCTGCAACCTCGCGATACATCTTttcatcgtcctcccagCGTTATACTTCATTATCACGCGCAGAATGCCTTATACTTTCTGGCTGAGATGCTCCCCTTCCTGGACAACAGCCTGGGGGACCGCCTCGTCCGCTGCAACGCTGCCGCTGAGCCTAAGAGTCGTGCGCCAAAACGGCGTTTCCAACACTGTGTCCAGATTCACCGTTCCGCTGGGCTGTCTCGTAAACATGGACGGCACGGCAATCTACTTCCCTCTGTGCGTCGTGTTTCTCGCCGAGACACAGGGTCACAGCCTCAGCCCCACGGATTATGTTATCATCTGTCTATTGTCGACTCTTTCTAGTATTGGGACAACGCCTATTCCGAGCTCTAGCTTGGTTCTTACTGTTATGATTGCGGGGAGTGTAGATGTGGAGATTACGGGCATGTATGCGGTCATTATTGCTATTGATTGGTTTATAGATCGGTTCCGGACAATGACAAATGTCAGTGGTGACCTCTATGCGGCGGTGATCATTGAAAAGCTTAGTGGGTTtcatgatgaggatgaggaggacaGGGCAATGGATCGTGAGGTTGTTTAG